The following coding sequences are from one Nicotiana tabacum cultivar K326 chromosome 1, ASM71507v2, whole genome shotgun sequence window:
- the LOC107794581 gene encoding phenolic glucoside malonyltransferase 1-like: MASLIEQCQVAPPPGSAAELTLPLTYFDNLWLLFNHNRRILFYKFPISKPEFVQTIIPTLKDSLSLALKHYLPLAGNVVCPLLDCSSYPELCYVTGNSLSVTFSETDMDFDFLVGNHPRNLKDFYHFVPQLREPKDAPGVQLAPVLAIQVTLFPNHGISIGFTNHHVVGDGATIVRFIRAWALLTKFGGDEQFLANEFIPFYDRSVIKDPHGLGKSIWDEIKKYKASMCDTMTPPDKVRGTFIVSRDDILKFKNLILSRRPNLTHVTSFTVTCAYIWTCLIKSEASTGEEIDENGVEFFGCAADCRARLNPPIPQTYFGNCIVGYVARTRHTDLAGKEGFTIAVELIGETIQKRMKDEEWILNGSWFKEYGTVDQNRSLSITGSPKFDLYAADFGWGRLEKLEFVSINNNNGVTISLSKSKDSDGDLEVGLSLPKTQMNAFAAIFTHGLSFL, encoded by the coding sequence ATGGCTTCTCTGATTGAGCAATGTCAAGTTGCGCCACCTCCCGGCAGTGCAGCTGAGCTCACACTTCCTCTCACATATTTTGATAATCTATGGTTACTTTTCAACCATAACCGGCGAATTTTGTTCTACAAATTCCCTATTTCCAAACCCGAGTTCGTCCAGACCATTATTCCTACTCTTAAAGATTCTCTCTCCCTCGCTCTCAAACACTATTTACCCTTAGCTGGCAACGTTGTTTGTCCATTATTAGATTGTAGCAGTTATCCTGAATTGTGTTATGTAACAGGAAATTCTTTATCTGTAACTTTTTCTGAGACGGATATGGATTTTGATTTTCTCGTTGGTAACCACCCTCGAAATCTGAaggatttttatcattttgttcctCAATTGAGAGAACCTAAGGATGCACCTGGGGTCCAATTAGCTCCCGTCTTAGCCATACAAGTGACACTTTTTCCGAATCATGGCATATCCATTGGTTTCACTAATCATCACGTCGTTGGTGATGGAGCTACCATAGTAAGGTTCATAAGGGCATGGGCTTTGCTTACCAAATTcggcggagatgagcaattcTTAGCGAATGAGTTCATTCCGTTTTATGATAGGTCCGTGATTAAAGACCCTCATGGACTAGGGAAATCCATATGGGACGAAATAAAGAAATATAAAGCGAGTATGTGTGACACTATGACTCCTCCTGATAAGGTTCGTGGTACTTTTATTGTATCACGTGATGACATCTTGAAGTTCAAGAATTTAATATTATCAAGACGACCGAACTTAACTCATGTAACATCTTTCACAGTAACGTGTGCTTATATATGGACTTGCTTAATAAAATCAGAGGCCTCAACAGGGGAAGAGATAGACGAGAATGGAGTGGAGTTCTTCGGATGTGCAGCAGATTGCAGAGCGCGACTCAATCCACCAATTCCTCAAACTTATTTCGGGAATTGCATAGTCGGGTACGTTGCAAGAACAAGGCATACTGACTTAGCAGGAAAGGAAGGTTTTACAATTGCTGTGGAATTAATTGGAGAAACAATACAGAAAAGGATGAAGGATGAGGAATGGATCCTAAATGGTAGTTGGTTTAAAGAATATGGTACAGTAGATCAAAACCGTTCGCTTTCAATTACTGGATCGCCAAAATTTGATTTATATGCTGCTGATTTTGGTTGGGGAAGATTAGAAAAGTTAGAGTTTGTTTCTATTAACAATAATAATGGCGTAACGATATCCCTCAGCAAGTCCAAAGACTCAGATGGAGATTTAGAGGTTGGTTTGTCTTTGCCCAAAACTCAAATGAACGCTTTTGCTGCAATATTCACTCACGGGCTAAGTTTTCTGTAG